From the Euphorbia lathyris chromosome 6, ddEupLath1.1, whole genome shotgun sequence genome, one window contains:
- the LOC136233544 gene encoding uncharacterized protein isoform X14 encodes MSRNLKLSFVKLWFCTSRISQSPIESVRPRSFLSFGFFTVLLQEPRSRVQVLDMLMIDLLLCLFAGILSIGIGDTCQIEDFSLLGQAFSIPIQNEAKLTAH; translated from the exons ATGTCGCGCAATCTGAAATTATCGTTCGTCAAACTTTGGTTCTGCACATCTCGTATATCGCAGTCTCCAATTGAGTCCGTCCGCCCAAG ATCCTTTCTGAGCTTTGGGTTCTTCACGGTGCTTCTTCAGGAACCTAGATCAAGG GTTCAAGTTCTAGATATGTTAATGATCGACCTCTTGCTCTGTTTGTTTGCTGGAATTTTAAGCATTGGAATTGGGGATACATG TCAAATTGAGGACTTCTCACTTCTAGGTCAAGCCTTTTCAATCccaattcaaaatgaag CAAAGCTTACAGCTCATTAG
- the LOC136233544 gene encoding uncharacterized protein isoform X2 has translation MSRNLKLSFVKLWFCTSRISQSPIESVRPRSFLSFGFFTVLLQEPRSRVQVLDMLMIDLLLCLFAGILSIGIGDTCQIEDFSLLGQAFSIPIQNEVELQKSCGDPLVYRQVLFLDIDAEYLIFVFISFLNSVLSCLAY, from the exons ATGTCGCGCAATCTGAAATTATCGTTCGTCAAACTTTGGTTCTGCACATCTCGTATATCGCAGTCTCCAATTGAGTCCGTCCGCCCAAG ATCCTTTCTGAGCTTTGGGTTCTTCACGGTGCTTCTTCAGGAACCTAGATCAAGG GTTCAAGTTCTAGATATGTTAATGATCGACCTCTTGCTCTGTTTGTTTGCTGGAATTTTAAGCATTGGAATTGGGGATACATG TCAAATTGAGGACTTCTCACTTCTAGGTCAAGCCTTTTCAATCccaattcaaaatgaag TTGAACTCCAAAAATCATGTGGAGATCCTTTAGTTTATAGACAGGTACTGTTTCTAGATATAGATGCTGAGTATCTCATTTTtgtgtttatttcttttttgaaTTCTGTTCTTTCTTGTTTAGCTTACTGA
- the LOC136233544 gene encoding uncharacterized protein isoform X6, giving the protein MSRNLKLSFVKLWFCTSRISQSPIESVRPRSFLSFGFFTVLLQEPRSRVQVLDMLMIDLLLCLFAGILSIGIGDTCQIEDFSLLGQAFSIPIQNEVELQKSCGDPLVYRQQSLQLISISIGQPIVCPSDMEYS; this is encoded by the exons ATGTCGCGCAATCTGAAATTATCGTTCGTCAAACTTTGGTTCTGCACATCTCGTATATCGCAGTCTCCAATTGAGTCCGTCCGCCCAAG ATCCTTTCTGAGCTTTGGGTTCTTCACGGTGCTTCTTCAGGAACCTAGATCAAGG GTTCAAGTTCTAGATATGTTAATGATCGACCTCTTGCTCTGTTTGTTTGCTGGAATTTTAAGCATTGGAATTGGGGATACATG TCAAATTGAGGACTTCTCACTTCTAGGTCAAGCCTTTTCAATCccaattcaaaatgaag TTGAACTCCAAAAATCATGTGGAGATCCTTTAGTTTATAGACAG CAAAGCTTACAGCTCATTAGTATTAGTATAGGGCAGCCCATAGTTTGTCCAAGTGATATGGAATACAGCTAA
- the LOC136233544 gene encoding uncharacterized protein isoform X12, producing MSRNLKLSFVKLWFCTSRISQSPIESVRPRSFLSFGFFTVLLQEPRSRVQVLDMLMIDLLLCLFAGILSIGIGDTCQIEDFSLLGQAFSIPIQNEASFARFKSLYGFHHPFDSCLQE from the exons ATGTCGCGCAATCTGAAATTATCGTTCGTCAAACTTTGGTTCTGCACATCTCGTATATCGCAGTCTCCAATTGAGTCCGTCCGCCCAAG ATCCTTTCTGAGCTTTGGGTTCTTCACGGTGCTTCTTCAGGAACCTAGATCAAGG GTTCAAGTTCTAGATATGTTAATGATCGACCTCTTGCTCTGTTTGTTTGCTGGAATTTTAAGCATTGGAATTGGGGATACATG TCAAATTGAGGACTTCTCACTTCTAGGTCAAGCCTTTTCAATCccaattcaaaatgaag CTTCCTTCGCCAGGTTCAAATCGCTCTATGGATTTCACCACCCATTCGATTCATGTCTGCAGGAG TAG
- the LOC136233544 gene encoding uncharacterized protein isoform X1, which produces MSRNLKLSFVKLWFCTSRISQSPIESVRPRSFLSFGFFTVLLQEPRSRVQVLDMLMIDLLLCLFAGILSIGIGDTCQIEDFSLLGQAFSIPIQNEASFARFKSLYGFHHPFDSCLQELHAGHWALAFRKQVWGYRASMRSPTGARPYSMQGLF; this is translated from the exons ATGTCGCGCAATCTGAAATTATCGTTCGTCAAACTTTGGTTCTGCACATCTCGTATATCGCAGTCTCCAATTGAGTCCGTCCGCCCAAG ATCCTTTCTGAGCTTTGGGTTCTTCACGGTGCTTCTTCAGGAACCTAGATCAAGG GTTCAAGTTCTAGATATGTTAATGATCGACCTCTTGCTCTGTTTGTTTGCTGGAATTTTAAGCATTGGAATTGGGGATACATG TCAAATTGAGGACTTCTCACTTCTAGGTCAAGCCTTTTCAATCccaattcaaaatgaag CTTCCTTCGCCAGGTTCAAATCGCTCTATGGATTTCACCACCCATTCGATTCATGTCTGCAGGAG CTGCATGCAGGACATTGGGCGTTGGCTTTTCGAAAGCAAGTGTGGGGATACCGAGCGTCTATGAGAAGCCCAACTGGGGCTAGACCCTATTCAATGCAAGGTTTATTCTGA
- the LOC136233544 gene encoding uncharacterized protein isoform X4, with the protein MSRNLKLSFVKLWFCTSRISQSPIESVRPRSFLSFGFFTVLLQEPRSRVQVLDMLMIDLLLCLFAGILSIGIGDTCQIEDFSLLGQAFSIPIQNEASFARFKSLYGFHHPFDSCLQEDIGRWLFESKCGDTERL; encoded by the exons ATGTCGCGCAATCTGAAATTATCGTTCGTCAAACTTTGGTTCTGCACATCTCGTATATCGCAGTCTCCAATTGAGTCCGTCCGCCCAAG ATCCTTTCTGAGCTTTGGGTTCTTCACGGTGCTTCTTCAGGAACCTAGATCAAGG GTTCAAGTTCTAGATATGTTAATGATCGACCTCTTGCTCTGTTTGTTTGCTGGAATTTTAAGCATTGGAATTGGGGATACATG TCAAATTGAGGACTTCTCACTTCTAGGTCAAGCCTTTTCAATCccaattcaaaatgaag CTTCCTTCGCCAGGTTCAAATCGCTCTATGGATTTCACCACCCATTCGATTCATGTCTGCAGGAG GACATTGGGCGTTGGCTTTTCGAAAGCAAGTGTGGGGATACCGAGCGTCTATGA
- the LOC136233544 gene encoding uncharacterized protein isoform X11, with protein sequence MSRNLKLSFVKLWFCTSRISQSPIESVRPRSFLSFGFFTVLLQEPRSRVQVLDMLMIDLLLCLFAGILSIGIGDTCFLRQVQIALWISPPIRFMSAGAACRTLGVGFSKASVGIPSVYEKPNWG encoded by the exons ATGTCGCGCAATCTGAAATTATCGTTCGTCAAACTTTGGTTCTGCACATCTCGTATATCGCAGTCTCCAATTGAGTCCGTCCGCCCAAG ATCCTTTCTGAGCTTTGGGTTCTTCACGGTGCTTCTTCAGGAACCTAGATCAAGG GTTCAAGTTCTAGATATGTTAATGATCGACCTCTTGCTCTGTTTGTTTGCTGGAATTTTAAGCATTGGAATTGGGGATACATG CTTCCTTCGCCAGGTTCAAATCGCTCTATGGATTTCACCACCCATTCGATTCATGTCTGCAGGAG CTGCATGCAGGACATTGGGCGTTGGCTTTTCGAAAGCAAGTGTGGGGATACCGAGCGTCTATGAGAAGCCCAACTGGGGCTAG
- the LOC136233544 gene encoding uncharacterized protein isoform X10 — protein sequence MSRNLKLSFVKLWFCTSRISQSPIESVRPRSFLSFGFFTVLLQEPRSRVQVLDMLMIDLLLCLFAGILSIGIGDTCFLRQVQIALWISPPIRFMSAGVAACRTLGVGFSKASVGIPSVYEKPNWG from the exons ATGTCGCGCAATCTGAAATTATCGTTCGTCAAACTTTGGTTCTGCACATCTCGTATATCGCAGTCTCCAATTGAGTCCGTCCGCCCAAG ATCCTTTCTGAGCTTTGGGTTCTTCACGGTGCTTCTTCAGGAACCTAGATCAAGG GTTCAAGTTCTAGATATGTTAATGATCGACCTCTTGCTCTGTTTGTTTGCTGGAATTTTAAGCATTGGAATTGGGGATACATG CTTCCTTCGCCAGGTTCAAATCGCTCTATGGATTTCACCACCCATTCGATTCATGTCTGCAGGAG TAGCTGCATGCAGGACATTGGGCGTTGGCTTTTCGAAAGCAAGTGTGGGGATACCGAGCGTCTATGAGAAGCCCAACTGGGGCTAG
- the LOC136233544 gene encoding uncharacterized protein isoform X9 has protein sequence MSRNLKLSFVKLWFCTSRISQSPIESVRPRSFLSFGFFTVLLQEPRSRVQVLDMLMIDLLLCLFAGILSIGIGDTWFKSLYGFHHPFDSCLQELHAGHWALAFRKQVWGYRASMRSPTGARPYSMQGLF, from the exons ATGTCGCGCAATCTGAAATTATCGTTCGTCAAACTTTGGTTCTGCACATCTCGTATATCGCAGTCTCCAATTGAGTCCGTCCGCCCAAG ATCCTTTCTGAGCTTTGGGTTCTTCACGGTGCTTCTTCAGGAACCTAGATCAAGG GTTCAAGTTCTAGATATGTTAATGATCGACCTCTTGCTCTGTTTGTTTGCTGGAATTTTAAGCATTGGAATTGGGGATACATG GTTCAAATCGCTCTATGGATTTCACCACCCATTCGATTCATGTCTGCAGGAG CTGCATGCAGGACATTGGGCGTTGGCTTTTCGAAAGCAAGTGTGGGGATACCGAGCGTCTATGAGAAGCCCAACTGGGGCTAGACCCTATTCAATGCAAGGTTTATTCTGA
- the LOC136233544 gene encoding uncharacterized protein isoform X5, protein MSRNLKLSFVKLWFCTSRISQSPIESVRPRSFLSFGFFTVLLQEPRSRVQVLDMLMIDLLLCLFAGILSIGIGDTCQIEDFSLLGQAFSIPIQNEGSNRSMDFTTHSIHVCRSSCMQDIGRWLFESKCGDTERL, encoded by the exons ATGTCGCGCAATCTGAAATTATCGTTCGTCAAACTTTGGTTCTGCACATCTCGTATATCGCAGTCTCCAATTGAGTCCGTCCGCCCAAG ATCCTTTCTGAGCTTTGGGTTCTTCACGGTGCTTCTTCAGGAACCTAGATCAAGG GTTCAAGTTCTAGATATGTTAATGATCGACCTCTTGCTCTGTTTGTTTGCTGGAATTTTAAGCATTGGAATTGGGGATACATG TCAAATTGAGGACTTCTCACTTCTAGGTCAAGCCTTTTCAATCccaattcaaaatgaag GTTCAAATCGCTCTATGGATTTCACCACCCATTCGATTCATGTCTGCAGGAG TAGCTGCATGCAGGACATTGGGCGTTGGCTTTTCGAAAGCAAGTGTGGGGATACCGAGCGTCTATGA
- the LOC136233544 gene encoding uncharacterized protein isoform X7, whose translation MSRNLKLSFVKLWFCTSRISQSPIESVRPRSFLSFGFFTVLLQEPRSRVQVLDMLMIDLLLCLFAGILSIGIGDTCQIEDFSLLGQAFSIPIQNEGSNRSMDFTTHSIHVCRSCMQDIGRWLFESKCGDTERL comes from the exons ATGTCGCGCAATCTGAAATTATCGTTCGTCAAACTTTGGTTCTGCACATCTCGTATATCGCAGTCTCCAATTGAGTCCGTCCGCCCAAG ATCCTTTCTGAGCTTTGGGTTCTTCACGGTGCTTCTTCAGGAACCTAGATCAAGG GTTCAAGTTCTAGATATGTTAATGATCGACCTCTTGCTCTGTTTGTTTGCTGGAATTTTAAGCATTGGAATTGGGGATACATG TCAAATTGAGGACTTCTCACTTCTAGGTCAAGCCTTTTCAATCccaattcaaaatgaag GTTCAAATCGCTCTATGGATTTCACCACCCATTCGATTCATGTCTGCAGGAG CTGCATGCAGGACATTGGGCGTTGGCTTTTCGAAAGCAAGTGTGGGGATACCGAGCGTCTATGA
- the LOC136233544 gene encoding uncharacterized protein isoform X8, with translation MSRNLKLSFVKLWFCTSRISQSPIESVRPRSFLSFGFFTVLLQEPRSRVQVLDMLMIDLLLCLFAGILSIGIGDTCFLRQVQIALWISPPIRFMSAGGHWALAFRKQVWGYRASMRSPTGARPYSMQGLF, from the exons ATGTCGCGCAATCTGAAATTATCGTTCGTCAAACTTTGGTTCTGCACATCTCGTATATCGCAGTCTCCAATTGAGTCCGTCCGCCCAAG ATCCTTTCTGAGCTTTGGGTTCTTCACGGTGCTTCTTCAGGAACCTAGATCAAGG GTTCAAGTTCTAGATATGTTAATGATCGACCTCTTGCTCTGTTTGTTTGCTGGAATTTTAAGCATTGGAATTGGGGATACATG CTTCCTTCGCCAGGTTCAAATCGCTCTATGGATTTCACCACCCATTCGATTCATGTCTGCAGGAG GACATTGGGCGTTGGCTTTTCGAAAGCAAGTGTGGGGATACCGAGCGTCTATGAGAAGCCCAACTGGGGCTAGACCCTATTCAATGCAAGGTTTATTCTGA
- the LOC136233544 gene encoding uncharacterized protein isoform X3 has product MSRNLKLSFVKLWFCTSRISQSPIESVRPRSFLSFGFFTVLLQEPRSRVQVLDMLMIDLLLCLFAGILSIGIGDTCQIEDFSLLGQAFSIPIQNEGSNRSMDFTTHSIHVCRRTLGVGFSKASVGIPSVYEKPNWG; this is encoded by the exons ATGTCGCGCAATCTGAAATTATCGTTCGTCAAACTTTGGTTCTGCACATCTCGTATATCGCAGTCTCCAATTGAGTCCGTCCGCCCAAG ATCCTTTCTGAGCTTTGGGTTCTTCACGGTGCTTCTTCAGGAACCTAGATCAAGG GTTCAAGTTCTAGATATGTTAATGATCGACCTCTTGCTCTGTTTGTTTGCTGGAATTTTAAGCATTGGAATTGGGGATACATG TCAAATTGAGGACTTCTCACTTCTAGGTCAAGCCTTTTCAATCccaattcaaaatgaag GTTCAAATCGCTCTATGGATTTCACCACCCATTCGATTCATGTCTGCAGGAG GACATTGGGCGTTGGCTTTTCGAAAGCAAGTGTGGGGATACCGAGCGTCTATGAGAAGCCCAACTGGGGCTAG
- the LOC136233544 gene encoding uncharacterized protein isoform X13, producing the protein MSRNLKLSFVKLWFCTSRISQSPIESVRPRSFLSFGFFTVLLQEPRSRVQVLDMLMIDLLLCLFAGILSIGIGDTWFKSLYGFHHPFDSCLQEDIGRWLFESKCGDTERL; encoded by the exons ATGTCGCGCAATCTGAAATTATCGTTCGTCAAACTTTGGTTCTGCACATCTCGTATATCGCAGTCTCCAATTGAGTCCGTCCGCCCAAG ATCCTTTCTGAGCTTTGGGTTCTTCACGGTGCTTCTTCAGGAACCTAGATCAAGG GTTCAAGTTCTAGATATGTTAATGATCGACCTCTTGCTCTGTTTGTTTGCTGGAATTTTAAGCATTGGAATTGGGGATACATG GTTCAAATCGCTCTATGGATTTCACCACCCATTCGATTCATGTCTGCAGGAG GACATTGGGCGTTGGCTTTTCGAAAGCAAGTGTGGGGATACCGAGCGTCTATGA